In the genome of Candoia aspera isolate rCanAsp1 chromosome 1, rCanAsp1.hap2, whole genome shotgun sequence, one region contains:
- the YPEL2 gene encoding protein yippee-like 2: protein MENRSFTTEQGYPYWKRIGMVQGYQISFAGPPSHFQQHVRVGRLALVPGSLTPKLLPVCGACATPAPCQTTAFTCVLQCFPCDPSCRRTSWATSEFTQHSVAPMVKMTRSKTFQAYLPSCHRTYSCIHCRAHLANHDELISKSFQGSQGRAYLFNSVVNVGCGPAEERILLTGLHAVADIYCENCKTTLGWKYEHAFESSQKYKEGKYIIELAHMIKDNGWD from the exons ATGGAAAACAGGAGCTTTACCACTGAGCAAGGCTATCCTTACTGGAAAAGGATTGGCATGGTGCAGGGATATCAAATCAGTTTTGCCGGCCCTCCGAGTCATTTTCAGCAGCAT GTTCGCGTGGGTCGGTTGGCTCTGGTGCCCGGTTCTCTTACCCCGAAGCTGTTGCCAGTGTGTGGAGCCTGCGCCACACCTGCCCCCTGCCAAACCACGGCCTTTACCTGCGTGCTCCAGTGTTTCCCCTGTGACCCGTCGTGCAGGAGGACCTCGTGGGCCACCTCCGAGTTCACGCAGCATTCGGTGGCGCCAATGGTGAAAATGACCCGGTCCAAGACATTCCAAGCTTACTTGCCTTCGTGCCACCGCACGTACAGCTGCATCCACTGCAGGGCCCACCTGGCCAACCACGATGAGCTAATTTCCAAG TCTTTCCAAGGAAGCCAAGGGCGAGCCTATCTCTTCAATTCAGT AGTCAACGTGGGCTGCGGTCCTGCAGAGGAGCGAATTCTGCTAACGGGACTTCATGCGGTGGCCGACATTTACTGTGAAAATTGCAAAACCACACTGGGTTGGAAATAT gaacatgCATTTGAAAGCAGtcaaaaatataaagaaggcaaATACATCATTGAATTAGCTCACATGATCAAAGATAACGGCTGGGATTGA